In Paenibacillus sp. FSL R7-0345, a single window of DNA contains:
- a CDS encoding class III extradiol ring-cleavage dioxygenase, with translation MKLPAFFIAHGSPLLALEDNEYTRFLERLGQDLEKPRGIVVFSAHWDSPEQLITVDAQHEAQHDFYGFPEEMYSLAYPAPGDPALSSRISELFSKGNLPHQPVLGRGLDHGVWVILSKMFPQADIPVVALSVDSLRSPKEQYRIGQMLAPLREEGILLLGSGGLVHNLRMLKQDDQPEPWALEFDAWLAERMQHWDLPSLFAYEKKAPHVRAAVPSYGKEHFVPLFYIMGTADAGRQAQLMIQAYQYGTLSLNCWMVD, from the coding sequence ATGAAATTACCGGCATTTTTCATCGCACACGGTTCACCGCTCCTGGCACTTGAGGATAACGAATATACCCGTTTTCTGGAGCGCCTTGGCCAGGATTTGGAGAAGCCGCGGGGCATTGTTGTTTTCTCTGCACATTGGGACAGTCCCGAGCAACTGATTACGGTAGATGCACAGCATGAAGCGCAGCATGATTTCTACGGATTTCCGGAAGAGATGTACTCGCTAGCCTATCCGGCTCCGGGTGATCCGGCACTCAGCAGCCGGATTTCCGAGCTGTTCAGTAAAGGGAATCTACCGCACCAGCCGGTGCTGGGCCGGGGGCTGGACCATGGTGTATGGGTTATTCTCAGCAAAATGTTCCCGCAGGCAGATATTCCGGTCGTGGCCTTATCGGTCGACTCCCTGCGTTCGCCCAAGGAGCAGTATAGGATCGGACAGATGCTGGCTCCGCTGCGTGAGGAAGGTATTCTGCTGCTGGGCAGCGGGGGACTCGTCCATAATCTGCGGATGCTGAAGCAGGATGACCAGCCTGAGCCGTGGGCACTCGAGTTCGATGCCTGGCTGGCCGAGAGGATGCAGCATTGGGATCTGCCTTCGCTGTTCGCCTATGAGAAGAAGGCGCCGCATGTGCGGGCAGCCGTTCCATCCTATGGCAAGGAGCATTTCGTGCCGTTATTCTACATTATGGGGACAGCCGATGCCGGCAGGCAGGCGCAGCTGATGATTCAAGCCTATCAGTACGGAACTTTAAGCCTGAACTGCTGGATGGTCGATTGA
- a CDS encoding DUF1129 family protein has product MKVKAMMKENNALREQMTPFNRSYFEDMILAMRDSRVERIRAEELLLEAARQLLQAQSKGRNAKQLFGENPEDYFQDIMGSVPARPERSKWNYYLMITWTALTLMFSVLAIGGLIVQWSGSSADLFSKVSVFTLIVVGLGSIVLMELLMRWMTSLSDNDAPKPASFNIRALGIYIAVAVAVIFVGVFLDNLFPVITISPWVSLALGAAGGLGLKLIFFRS; this is encoded by the coding sequence ATGAAAGTTAAAGCTATGATGAAGGAAAATAATGCCTTACGCGAGCAGATGACACCGTTTAACCGTTCTTATTTTGAGGATATGATTCTGGCTATGCGCGACAGCCGCGTGGAGCGGATCCGGGCGGAGGAGCTCCTGCTCGAGGCAGCCCGGCAGCTGCTGCAGGCCCAGAGCAAAGGCAGAAATGCCAAACAGCTCTTCGGCGAGAACCCGGAGGATTACTTCCAGGACATTATGGGCAGCGTTCCGGCGCGGCCTGAGCGCAGTAAATGGAACTATTACCTGATGATTACCTGGACTGCGCTGACTCTGATGTTCTCCGTGCTGGCCATCGGCGGGCTTATTGTGCAATGGAGCGGCAGCTCTGCAGATCTGTTCAGCAAGGTCAGTGTATTCACACTGATTGTAGTGGGGCTTGGTTCCATTGTACTGATGGAGCTGCTGATGCGCTGGATGACCTCTTTGTCTGATAATGATGCACCAAAGCCCGCCAGCTTTAATATCAGGGCGCTCGGCATTTATATCGCTGTTGCCGTTGCTGTCATTTTTGTCGGGGTCTTCCTTGATAACCTGTTCCCGGTCATCACCATCTCACCTTGGGTTAGCCTGGCTCTGGGCGCAGCCGGAGGACTTGGACTGAAGCTTATATTTTTCAGATCATAG
- a CDS encoding transposase — MSIEKGVPPQVLEVIGDQTDTREQKKEVIPIYSIRQEELFSFEELLQMRPEDKYSQIFEHLNLAPVLHVLRKKNHRGRPQELNLPAMIYSLLISKMEGIEFVSSLVRRLKHSEEFRAQCRFTGSNPIPSKASYSRLISALEQTGMLEQLQDSLVLSAMEEGFITGTHLAVDSSIVEAWDCQFSESASKRRAARRTKKPSETPEIQQLEFENVEPEPQPANEPLKKPVYRRGRASAEEKERRRLEREAYEKTLAPFEKTIEAMLPYTYDELLNTIPRHAARFDKKNTKGRLTSYYGFKANVLVDADSQYVLSGVFSSANLNDQRMAVLLLKGLHLKFPGLKVKHVLGDKGYDSSAIYQLIHSLGAFPIIKMIHHKKPPEGMNQDYTPVCSQGHAYRYDSFDTKYETLRYTRPNHCKDCPFSASGCQKVFKIRIQTDLRKHAYPARGSESFRQLYNKRTAVERVFAYLKEYFGMKRTRHRGVRASVDFQLSTLAYNLSKFALDKLNKQLSNSQQVA; from the coding sequence TTGAGCATAGAAAAAGGAGTACCTCCCCAAGTTCTCGAAGTTATAGGCGACCAAACCGACACCCGAGAACAAAAAAAGGAGGTAATCCCTATCTACTCTATTCGACAAGAAGAGCTGTTTTCCTTCGAGGAATTGCTCCAAATGCGCCCGGAAGATAAATATAGTCAAATCTTTGAACACTTAAACCTGGCTCCGGTCCTTCACGTACTCCGGAAAAAGAACCATCGTGGACGGCCACAGGAGCTAAACCTCCCTGCCATGATCTACTCGCTGCTCATCTCAAAAATGGAGGGCATTGAGTTTGTTTCTTCTCTGGTTAGACGCCTTAAGCACAGCGAGGAATTTCGGGCGCAGTGCCGGTTTACCGGCTCGAACCCTATTCCGAGCAAGGCTTCATACTCCCGTCTAATTTCTGCGCTTGAGCAAACGGGAATGCTTGAGCAACTGCAGGATAGCTTGGTGCTGTCTGCCATGGAAGAAGGCTTTATTACGGGCACGCACCTTGCCGTTGATTCCTCCATTGTTGAGGCTTGGGATTGCCAATTCAGTGAATCTGCGTCGAAACGCCGAGCGGCCCGCCGTACCAAAAAGCCAAGTGAAACGCCAGAAATTCAGCAACTGGAGTTCGAGAATGTCGAGCCAGAGCCTCAGCCAGCGAACGAACCGCTTAAAAAACCAGTCTACCGACGTGGGCGGGCTTCTGCGGAAGAAAAAGAGCGCCGGCGTCTAGAACGGGAAGCTTATGAAAAGACTCTAGCACCCTTTGAGAAAACGATTGAAGCGATGCTGCCTTACACCTATGACGAGCTCCTGAACACGATCCCCCGGCACGCTGCACGCTTTGACAAGAAAAATACGAAGGGCAGACTCACCAGTTATTACGGATTTAAGGCGAACGTACTGGTCGATGCGGATTCTCAGTATGTGCTAAGCGGTGTTTTTAGTTCGGCGAATCTGAATGACCAGCGGATGGCCGTCCTGCTTCTAAAGGGGCTACACCTGAAGTTTCCTGGGCTGAAGGTGAAGCATGTCTTGGGCGACAAAGGGTATGACAGTTCGGCCATTTACCAGTTGATTCATTCCTTAGGCGCTTTTCCTATTATTAAAATGATTCACCACAAAAAACCGCCCGAGGGGATGAACCAGGATTACACCCCTGTGTGCTCGCAGGGACACGCCTACCGTTACGACAGTTTCGATACCAAATACGAAACGCTGCGTTACACCAGGCCCAACCATTGCAAAGACTGTCCGTTTTCTGCATCCGGCTGCCAAAAAGTGTTTAAGATTCGAATCCAAACCGATTTGCGGAAGCACGCTTACCCAGCAAGAGGGAGCGAGAGCTTTAGGCAACTGTATAACAAACGAACGGCTGTAGAACGTGTTTTTGCCTACCTCAAAGAGTATTTTGGGATGAAGCGCACACGTCACCGCGGCGTCCGGGCAAGTGTCGATTTCCAGCTCAGCACATTGGCCTACAATTTGAGTAAGTTTGCGCTAGACAAGTTGAACAAGCAGTTGAGTAACTCCCAGCAAGTGGCCTAA
- a CDS encoding alpha/beta fold hydrolase, which yields MERNIVIRYEQEELTASIHYPSREKGATGRCKDRAPLAVICHGFVGNRIGVDRIFVKAARELARDGYMVIRFDYAGCGESSGDYGSQDMESLIAQTRAVLDYGIGSADIDPQRVTLIGHSLGGAVALLTAVRDRRVKNLVLWAAVGYPFNDIVKIVGRDAYDRSVKEGSADYAGYSFTPVYFNSLAAFQPFQEAGKFSGDVLVIHGTSDEIIPVDYAFLYQKLFWTRPEGRCDKEIIFQADHTFSSGPAQEQLLKRTKEWMNQQEHLQQEWQNWMI from the coding sequence ATGGAGCGGAATATTGTAATCCGGTATGAACAGGAAGAGCTTACAGCGAGCATACATTATCCATCACGGGAAAAGGGAGCTACCGGCCGCTGCAAGGACCGGGCGCCGCTGGCGGTTATCTGCCACGGGTTTGTAGGCAACCGGATCGGTGTTGACCGGATCTTTGTTAAGGCTGCGCGTGAGCTGGCCCGGGACGGATATATGGTTATCCGCTTTGACTATGCAGGCTGCGGCGAGAGCAGCGGGGACTATGGCAGCCAGGACATGGAGTCGCTGATTGCCCAGACCCGGGCGGTGCTGGATTACGGAATCGGCTCCGCAGATATTGATCCGCAGCGCGTCACGCTGATCGGTCATAGCCTGGGAGGGGCAGTAGCGCTGCTGACGGCTGTACGTGACCGCCGGGTAAAGAATCTGGTGCTGTGGGCAGCTGTCGGTTATCCGTTCAATGATATTGTGAAGATCGTTGGCAGGGATGCCTATGACCGCTCTGTCAAGGAAGGCTCTGCCGATTATGCGGGTTATTCGTTTACCCCGGTCTACTTCAACTCCCTGGCCGCGTTCCAGCCGTTCCAGGAGGCAGGTAAATTCAGCGGGGATGTGCTGGTTATCCACGGAACCTCGGATGAGATCATTCCTGTAGACTATGCTTTCCTGTACCAGAAGCTGTTCTGGACCCGTCCGGAGGGGCGCTGCGATAAGGAGATTATTTTCCAGGCGGATCACACCTTCTCGTCCGGGCCTGCGCAGGAGCAGCTGCTGAAGCGGACCAAGGAATGGATGAACCAGCAGGAGCATCTGCAGCAGGAGTGGCAGAACTGGATGATCTAG